From Arachis stenosperma cultivar V10309 chromosome 2, arast.V10309.gnm1.PFL2, whole genome shotgun sequence, one genomic window encodes:
- the LOC130958477 gene encoding MDIS1-interacting receptor like kinase 2-like, whose amino-acid sequence MLRKCSSNFALLIIAVVLLFSTTASYVILPPNRTAMAAALSSFNNSERQALIQSGWWSYYHNLSNSNHCYWIGIYCKTAGSVSAIDGSVLDINSKFLLLQNLNLTAFPNLVSLNLHGMGLSGSIPKEIGTLTKLAGLDLSNNNLHGELPSTLSNLTQLVEINVSFNSLSGIIPSSLGLLDELEYLTLTSNQIEGSIPLELGKVNLKYLNLGSNQIGGSIPAQIGNLTSLFALYLSNNSFSGSIPFQIGALTQLQELYLEFNQINGSIPSQFKNLSNLQVLDLSYNKLSGVIPPQLFLLATLNSLLLSSNQLFGSIPSHIANTNISYLNLSHNKLTGPIPFPIHTCSSQLTLDLSYNLLNGSIVSQTGCVVNLNLSHNSLSGDIPSTFSVNSMMESLDLSYNNFTGKLHKELANLKYINLSYNSLDFSQDIDYCYFQQESLIGCNTPNFASCHSTPKTMLPHTSKTKHLLLIALPVTFIILFTILATLLWARRTKSRKIEVERTSKNGDLFSIWNYDGKIAFEDIIEATQDFDIRYCIGTGAYGSVYRAQLPSGKVVAVKKLHQRESQNPSFDKSFRNEVKMLTEIRHRNIVKLHGFCLHSQCMFLIYEYMEKGSLFYALRIDDEAEELTWRHRVNILSGAANALSYMHHDCSPPIVHRDVTSNNILLNSELHAVVSDFGTARVLDPDSSNQTLKVGTYGYLAPELAYTLSVTEKCDVYSFGVVALETIMGRHPGDHILSLFNSSNKNIMVKDLLDSRISLPLCQKDAQAIVQVVTLALACLRSNPKSRPSMQQVAHQLSNFKQSSLSLPLSEITVHQLIA is encoded by the exons ATGCTGAGGAAGTGTAGTAGTAACTTTGCTTTGCTTATTATAGCAGTAGTGCTTCTGTTTTCCACCACAGCCTCTTATGTCATACTTCCACCCAACAGAACTGCCATGGCAGCGGCTTTGTCTTCCTTCAATAATTCAGAGAGACAGGCTTTAATACAGAGTGGTTGGTGGAGTTATTACCACAATCTCTCAAACTCAAATCATTGCTATTGGATTGGCATCTACTGTAAAACAGCTGGAAGTGTTTCAGCGATTGATGGATCGGTATTGGAtattaattctaaatttttgcTTCTACAGAACTTGAATCTCACCGCCTTTCCGAATTTGGTCTCTTTGAATCTTCATGGAATGGGGCTTTCTGGAAGCATCCCAAAAGAAATTGGTACTCTCACAAAGCTTGCTGGTCTTGATCTATCTAATAATAATCTTCATGGTGAGTTGCCTTCAACACTTTCAAACCTCACTCAACTTGTAGAGATAAATGTTTCTTTTAATTCTCTTAGTGGCATCATTCCTTCTTCTTTGGGTCTATTGGATGAATTGGAATACCTCACTCTCACTTCAAACCAAATTGAAGGTTCCATACCACTAGAACTTGGGAAGGTGAATTTGAAATATCTCAACCTTGGATCAAATCAAATTGGAGGTTCTATACCAGCACAAATAGGGAATCTAACAAGCTTATTCGCACTATATCTTTCCAATAACTCCTTTTCTGGTTCAATCCCCTTTCAAATAGGAGCTTTAACTCAGTTGCAAGAGTTGTACTTAGAATTCAATCAGATTAATGGTTCTATTCCCtcacaatttaaaaatttgtctaATCTACAAGTTTTAGATCTTTCTTATAACAAGTTGTCTGGTGTTATTCCTCCACAACTTTTTCTACTTGCCACCTTGAATTCTTTACTTCTCTCATCAAATCAATTGTTTGGTTCAATTCCATCACATATTGCAAACACAAATATTTCATATCTTAATCTCTCTCACAACAAGCTAACAGGGCCTATTCCATTTCCTATCCATACTTGTTCTTCCCAATTGACACTAGATTTAAGTTACAACTTGTTGAATGGAAGCATAGTTTCTCAAACTGGTTGTGTTGTTAATCTGAACCTTAGTCATAATTCTCTCAGTGGTGACATCCCATCTACCTTTAGTGTGAATTCAATGATGGAGAGTTTGGATCTCAGTTATAATAATTTCACAGGTAAACTGCACAAGGAACTTGCTAATCTCAAATACATAAACCTTTCATACAATTCTCTTGACTTTTCTCAGGACATTGATTATTGTTACTTTCAACAAGAGTCATTAATCGGTTGCAACACACCAAACTTCGCATCCTGCCATTCTACCCCAAAAACCATGCTTCCACATACCAGTAAAACTAAGCACCTCCTTCTAATAGCTCTTCCtgttacattcatcattcttttcaCAATTCTGGCAACACTGTTGTGGGCAAGACGTACGAAAAGTAGAAAaattgaggtggaaagaacatCAAAGAATGGAGACTTGTTTTCTATATGGAACTATGATGGGAAAATTGCATTTGAAGATATCATTGAAGCAACACAGGACTTTGATATCAGATATTGCATAGGAACTGGTGCATATGGTAGTGTATATAGAGCACAACTTCCAAGTGGCAAAGTTGTTGCAGTGAAGAAACTTCACCAAAGGGAGTCACAGAATCCTTCTTTTGACAAGAGCTTTCGCAACGAGGTAAAGATGTTAACAGAAATCCGCCATAGAAACATTGTCAAGCTCCATGGATTTTGTCTTCATAGTCAGTGTATGTTTCTAATTTATGAATACATGGAAAAAGGAAGCTTATTTTATGCCTTGAGAATTGATGATGAAGCTGAGGAGCTAACTTGGAGGCATAGGGTGAATATACTTAGTGGAGCTGCTAATGCATTGTCTTACATGCATCATGATTGTTCCCCACCAATAGTTCACAGAGATGTAACAAGCAACAACATTTTGTTGAACTCAGAGTTGCATGCTGTTGTCTCTGACTTTGGCACCGCTAGAGTTCTTGATCCAGATTCTTCAAACCAAACCTTGAAAGTTGGAACATATGGATATCTTGCTCCAG AACTGGCATACACATTGAGTGTGACAGAAAAATGTGATGTATATAGTTTTGGAGTGGTGGCGTTGGAAACAATAATGGGAAGACATCCAGGAGATCATATCTTGTCTTTGTTCAACTCTTCTAACAAAAACATAATGGTAAAAGATCTCTTGGATTCACGCATCAGTTTACCATTATGTCAAAAGGATGCTCAAGCTATAGTTCAAGTGGTAACATTGGCATTGGCATGCTTGCGCTCTAATCCAAAATCAAGACCATCAATGCAGCAAGTGGCTCATCAACTTTCTAATTTCAAACAATCATCACTGTCTTTGCCTTTGTCTGAAATCACAGTCCATCAGCTGATAGCTTAG